From Mesobacillus jeotgali, the proteins below share one genomic window:
- the nrfD gene encoding NrfD/PsrC family molybdoenzyme membrane anchor subunit, which yields MANLAVDLKEKSTSKTKINVQVSKAFKIWISALTIAFLIGGYFIVERFITGLAATNLSSITPWGAWIAFYIFFVGLSAGSFLLSTLIYVFGMEEYERVGKAALFTAIVCMIVALTFVLMDLGRPERMLNAIIYWNVTSPLAWEVHFYLVYIGLLAVELYIAMREDLVRAAKTNSLKGFVAKLITFKNATINAATKKRDHMWMKILGTIGIPLAILGVHGGTGTIFAVVKARPAWHTALFPIIFVVSAMVSGTALLLAMYIIKKKVQKQPVDQGMVVSLAKLMVGFLIIDLGLQFYEYLIGWYGLEAEHLDTLATMMASEKAWSFWIVQMFLGAVIPITIVFWKKTSHNVNALLAAAILIVIGIIGVRFNIVVPPLVVPVFHELPWGNYAPTIKEWMVSVGVVAMGLLIYSFGELLLPIEETSDEVSHNGK from the coding sequence ATGGCCAATCTTGCTGTTGATTTAAAAGAGAAGAGTACATCAAAAACAAAAATAAATGTGCAAGTATCAAAAGCTTTTAAAATATGGATATCGGCTCTGACAATCGCTTTCTTAATAGGCGGGTATTTTATCGTAGAACGTTTCATCACAGGTCTGGCAGCAACGAATCTTTCCAGTATTACTCCATGGGGAGCATGGATCGCTTTCTATATTTTCTTCGTCGGTTTGAGCGCGGGTTCCTTTCTGCTTTCAACCTTGATCTACGTTTTCGGGATGGAAGAATACGAGAGAGTCGGAAAGGCTGCGCTTTTCACAGCGATTGTTTGTATGATTGTCGCGCTGACATTCGTCTTGATGGACCTTGGCCGTCCTGAGCGTATGCTGAACGCAATCATCTATTGGAATGTCACTTCACCGCTTGCCTGGGAAGTCCACTTTTATCTCGTCTATATCGGTCTCTTAGCAGTCGAGCTTTACATCGCGATGAGGGAAGACCTTGTCAGGGCAGCGAAAACGAACTCATTGAAAGGCTTTGTCGCAAAATTGATCACGTTCAAAAATGCAACCATCAATGCAGCCACCAAAAAGCGTGACCATATGTGGATGAAAATTCTCGGCACAATCGGGATTCCGCTGGCAATATTAGGGGTGCATGGTGGAACAGGTACCATCTTCGCGGTTGTAAAAGCACGCCCGGCCTGGCATACAGCTTTATTCCCAATCATCTTCGTCGTATCAGCAATGGTTTCGGGAACTGCCCTCCTTTTGGCAATGTACATCATTAAGAAGAAGGTGCAGAAGCAGCCGGTTGATCAGGGAATGGTTGTATCGCTGGCAAAACTGATGGTCGGCTTCCTGATCATCGACCTTGGCCTTCAATTCTATGAATATCTGATTGGCTGGTATGGTCTTGAGGCAGAGCACCTTGATACGCTGGCAACAATGATGGCCAGTGAGAAAGCCTGGTCGTTCTGGATTGTGCAAATGTTCCTTGGGGCAGTCATTCCAATCACGATTGTTTTTTGGAAAAAAACTAGCCATAACGTCAATGCACTGCTTGCAGCAGCTATCCTGATCGTCATCGGGATTATCGGCGTACGCTTTAATATCGTTGTCCCGCCGCTTGTCGTGCCAGTATTCCACGAACTGCCATGGGGCAACTACGCACCAACCATCAAGGAATGGATGGTAAGTGTCGGCGTTGTGGCGATGGGTCTATTAATCTATTCATTCGGCGAGCTGCTGCTGCCAATCGAAGAAACTTCTGACGAGGTGAGCCATAATGGAAAATAA